In Gammaproteobacteria bacterium, the genomic window CGCAGCAGTACCAGGTGGCCGTGATCGAGGGCGCGGTTTCCCTGCATGAGTTGGCGGATGCCGCGCGCGCTTCGCCTCCGCCCATCTCCGCGGATGGCGAGGCGGTGGTCATACCCGCGCGCTCCGGGCACCTCCTGGAGGAAGGCTGGGTGGCCGAGTTCGATGTAAGCCGGAATGAGATCAGGGCGTTTCGGCCGGAGACCATGGAACGGTACGAGGGTTGGCGCAGCGGAATGCTGAGCTTCTACCGGGAGCCGCTGTTCCAGGTGGTCCAGGAGTTGAACCGCTACTCGCGCAGAAAAATCCTGATTGAAGATTCCGCGGTCATGGACCTGACCGTCTATACGGCCCTGAGCGTGTATGAGATCGATTCCGCGCTCGACGGCCTGGAGAAGCTGCTGCCGATCGAAGTCAGGCGGCACTACGACCGGATCGTGATTACCGGCTCGGAAGGCCGGTAAATCAACAAGACGATCCAAAGGTGGGGACCATGAACAGAACTTTGGGAAACATCAAGACGACGGCGCTGCCGGCAGTGGCCACTGTTGTGCTGGCGCTCGCGGGAGCAGCCACGTCGGCTCAGTCCGAGGAAACGCTGACGCTGGATATCGAGCCGCAAAAGGCCGGCCCGGCGCTGGTAAGCCTGGCCAGATCCTCGGGCGTGCAGATCATGCTTACCGAGGGAGACGGACAAGAGGTTGAAGTCGACGGCTTGAAGGGCGAATACCGGTTTGAGGAAGCCCTGGCCGCCATGTTGACCAACACCGGCCTCGAATACGAGTTCGCCTCCGAAAACGTCGTGCTCGTGCAACAGGCGCAGGAGGGCGAGGACGCCGACTCCGATGCGGCTGCCGAAGAGCCCGCTGTGGAGGAAGAAGAAGAGCCGCTGGAACTGGAGAAACAGGTTGTGACCGGCTCCCGCCTGGTGGGTGGCGACCCGACCGCCAGGATATACAGCTACACGGCCGAGGACATCGCGGCCCGCGGCGTGTCCACGCTGGAGGAGTTCTTCCGCACCCTGCCGTGGACCTATCCGTCCATCACCACGCAGACCAACACCAGTCTGCATTTTGATGGCTCCGATCAGGACGAAGAGTACATCGAGTTGGGGCTGGGCATCTCCACGGTCAACCTGCGGAACATGGGCTCGGCCAATACGCTCGTGCTGATGAACGGCCGGCGAATTGCCGGCGCCGGGCAGGAGGACGACTTCGCCAACGTTCTTAACGTTCCGCTCTCGGCCATCGAGCGCGTGGATATCCAGTTGGACGGCGCTTCGGCGGTATACGGATCCGACGCCATCGGCGGCGTGGTGAACTTCATCACCAAGAGGAACTACTCCGGCCTGTCGCTGGACTACCGCCAAGAATTCAGTTCCACCGATGCGAACCAGAACACAGCCAGCATTACGGGCGGGTATGCATGGGGCAGCGGCAATGTTACCGCCATCGTTTCGCGCGATACCTCCGATCCGATTACCAACGCCAAGACCGGGCTAACCACGCTTGATTTTCGGCCAAGGCTGGGCCCGGAATTCGATCTTCGCAGCTATACGATCGGTCAGCCCGGCGTGGTGTGTGAATTCGAGGCCCCTTCGTGGGCGCCCACGTTTTACCGGTGCGTGCGCAACGGGCCCCGTTATCAGCTTCCCGCAAACCACAGCGGTGCGGGCGCCACGGTGGACGACTTCATCGTTTTCGCTCGCACAGACCCGTCTCCTATCCCCTATGACTCGCTCTTGCCGCAAAATGGCGAGGAATCGACAACGGACTCGTTCACCGTCAATTTCGAACAATACTTGACGGACGATCTACGGGTGTACGCGGATCTTGCCTACTCCAAACGCGAGTCATACCAGGAGCACGCCCCGCGGATTGTGGGCGTTATCCCGGTACCGTCCACCAACGCCTACAACCCCTTTGGTCGCCCCATGCTGGTGCAATACGCGGCGATTCGGGAGTTTCAGGAAGGTCAGCTTCCCCCACATTTCACGGAAGCGGTAAGCGAAAAGCGTGACCTGAACTTCGGAGCGATCTGGCAATTCGCCGACTCGCATGAACTCAGTCTGGACGTCACGCGCACCAAATCGGAACGGGAGGTATACCGGCTGCAGGCACGCGGACGACGCGAGCAATGGGATCCAACGGCCAACGCCTATTACGACGCATTGTCGAGTTCCGACCCGAGCCGTGCCTTCAACTTTTTCGGTAACGGCGAGGCCCAGGTGGCCTCGTTCGATGGGTTTCTGACCACCACCCAAGGCCCCATTACAGGGGACAGCGAAACCCGTCAGTACAACCTCACGCTGCGAGGCAGCCTGTTCGACATGTGGGGCGGGCGGGCTGCGTACTCGGCCGGCGCGGAATATCGCGAGAACATCATCTTCCAGACCCGGACCTTTACCACCTCTTCGTCGGGACGACTCTCTCTGAACATGGAGGACAGCGGATCGAGAATCGGCGTGGACCGGCCGTCCCGCGAGATTTCCGCTTACTATGCCGAACTGGCCCTGCCGCTGATCGGTCGGGAAAACTCACGTCCCGGCGTACATTCCCTGATCCTCAGCCTCCAGGCCCGGCACGACAAGAACGAGTCTACGGGCTCCGCCTACATCGGAACGCGAGGGGCCTACCTGAGTTTTGAGTTCCTGGATCCACTGCCGGTTCCCTACTGGCACCCGGAAGACGGTTGGCTGATATATCAACAGCGCCAGTGGGCCTTCCACTACGCTGACGTGGTGCACGATTTCAACTACACGACCACGAAACAAACCCGGACCAGCCCGAGCGTGGGCCTGCGTTATCAGCCGGTTGAGAGTTTAATAATGCGCACCCGCTGGACGCGCGCCTTCCGCGCGCCGGTGTGGTCCGATCAGTTCCAGACCTGCATTGATCCGCCTCCGGATTCCTTCTGCTCGCCGGATACGCGATTCAGGACCAGCTTCAGTGGCGTGGATCCGTACCATCCGGATGGCCCGACTGAATTCTCCCTGCCTTTTGGAAGTGTCATCCGGCAGGTGTACAACACGGACCTGAAGAACGAGTATTCCGACACGTATTCCGTGGGCTTTGAATGGAATGCGTTGACGATTCCCGGGCTGAAATGGACGGTCGACTGGTCCAAGACCGACTTCTCCAACCGCATCGAAGATGGTGTCGAAGTGGCGTTCATGGCGCAGCTACGCCCCGAATTGATCATGAATCATCCGCAAGTGGTCACCCGCGACGCAAACGGCGAAATCGAGTCGATGCTCTTCCTTCCGATCAATCTCAACGAGAAATACAGCGAACTGATCGACACCAGCCTGCAATACACAATTGACACGAGATTCGGCAGCTTCACGCCGGGAATCGCTTACACGCGCGTCCTGGCGGACCGCGTACAAGTCGGTCCCACGGAGGATAGCCGGCTTGAATTCGAAGGAACGATGAACGGACCTGACGAGTACCAACTGGAAGGCTCGCTGAGTTGGCTGTGGAACCAGTATGCCGCCAGCGTGTTCGTGTACTACACGCCTTCGTACGTCAACGACCGCGCAGCCTACTGCAGCAGCGCACGCCAGAACGTTCCCAACAGCCGTTGCGCCGCGATTCCCTGGGAATGGTTGAGTATCGACGTGGGCTCGCTGACCACGGTGGATCTGACGTTCACCTACCTCATGGACAATGGACTGCGCATCCGGGTCGGGGGCCGCAACATCCTTGACAGGGCCGCCCCGCCAAACGTGTTCGGCGGCCTACCGTACGATCCGACCCGCTGGGACGCGCGCGGGCAGGTGTTCTTCGTCGACCTGAACTGGGAGATATAGACCTCTTTCATCGCCGGTTCCGATCCCGTGCGGGGGGACCGGCGATCCCGGGAGCGAGTGCGCCGGCCTCCGGCAGCGGGCGGGCCTATTGTCCCGGGCTCAGTATTGGCGCCTCGCTCCCGGCTCTTTTCCGCAACTCCGACTTGCCTGTATTCACGCCGCCAGCGTGCGCACGTCATAGCGGCGGATACGGGCATCCCGCGTAACGAGGATCAAATTTTCGCATTGCGCCTGGGCGATAAGGAACCGGTCGAACGGGTCGCGGTGATGCATGGGGAGACGCCCTGCCTGCTCCGCGTGCTGGAAGGACAAGGGCAGATGCGTGAAGCCTCGTTCCGTAACCATCGTCCCCAGATTGTCGGGCGCCGTAATCCGGCCCTTCGCGCGTTTGACGGCAATCTCCCAGCCGGAAATCGCGCTGACGAGGACTTCATTGCGAGGGTCGGCAATTCCGTCGTGCGCGAGTTGGGTCAATTGAGGAACGTCCGACAGCCACCATATGAATGCATGCGTGTCCAGCAACAGGCGCTGCATTATCGATCCGAGTCCGGGAAAACCTTCGAGTTCTCTATCGCCTCCGTGAGCTCTTCGTCTTCCTCGTCGAAGTCGGGAGAAATCCAGATGCGGCCTTCCAGCCCACCGGATTTTCGTGGCTCCAGGGATTCACGATACGGCGTCAGACGCAACCAGGCCTCCCCCGCTCGGGCGATTACGATTTCCTCGCCTTCCCAGGCCAGCTTGCCCAGTTTCGAGAGTTGCGATTTCGCTTCGTGCATGTTCACTTTCATGGCGGCGGCCTTGCATTAGCTAATGCGGGCTAAGTCTGACGAGCCGTCACGAAATTGTCAAGGCGCATTTCGTGCCTCTTTGTGCGCAATTCCCGCCAATTCAGAGAAAGGAGTATTCTTGGGGAGTCGATCGGGATCGGGAGGAGACCCATCAACACCGCTTTCAAGCGCGGTCAAGACAATGTCATCGACCTGGCATCGCACGGGCGGCCGGAGCGAAGGCGTCTGGTCGAGCGGCTATTCGGCGAGCACGCGCATGCGCTTCGGGTGTTCCTCAAGGGGCGGCTGGTTCCGCCGGACGAGATCGAAGACCTTGTGCAGGAATTGTTCGTCCGGCTGATGAAAGTGAAACGGCTGGAGGAGAAGATGTCCGCCTCCTCCGGCAGCAACCGCTCCTACCTCCTGACCATGGCCAACAACATGGTTGTCGACCAGCAGCGAAAGGCGAGCATCCGCAGCAACTATGCCGCCCGGCAGAAGGGAGTTCCGGGCGATCACATTGATGAGCGGACACCCGAGGAAATCGTTGCGGCGCAACTGGAGCTGGAAGCCATGCGGGCCGTCATCCTGGCGATGCGCCCCAGCTGGCGGCAGGCCTTCGTGCTTCACCGTTTCCGCAACATGAGCTACGAAGATATCGCCCTGCACATGGGCATGACCGTCAAGCAGGTCGAGAACTGCATCGCCCAGGCGATGAAGCGAATCCGCAAGGCCCGCCGCAGGATCGAATCCGCCGGAACATGATCCTTCCGGGAGTGGGGGCATCGCCCCCACGGCGTCCCGCCCTCGCTCGAAGGAAGACTCAGGGAAATTTCGTGCTGGCACGTTAATTGCATTGGAGAGCTTGCATGCTGAAGAATCTTCAGGACATTTTGAACGGCGGAGTGGAGCAGGCGCTGTTGCGCCTGTGGTCCTCTCAACTGTCGGAAGCCGAGGCTGCGGCGATCCGCAGCCGGGCCAAGGACGATCCCAAATACCGCGAAGAATTGCTCGCTGCGCTGGATGCGCACGCAGGTATGGAAGACCTGGCCGACGATCCCGCGATCCGGGCTATCGCGGACGAGAGCGCGGAGCTGAGCAGGCTGCAGCGCTCGCAACGACGAGCGCGTTTCGCTGTAGCCGCCGGCATTGTGCTAGCGGTCGGCGCAACCCTTATTTACCTTGCGCCCTGGAGCGGTCCGGACGATAGCCATCTCCAGCGTCACTTCACCCGGACCGGCGAGCAGAAGACCATCGAGCTGGACGACGGCTCCGCCGTGACGCTGAACACCGCCACGCAACTCGTGGTGGACTACGGCGCCAACGGGCGAAGGATTCTGCTGGAGCGCGGAGAAGCCTTTTTCGACGTCGCCGAAGATCCGCAACGTCCATTCACCGTGGAACTGGGCGTTCGTTCGGTCACCGCCATCGGGACCGTGTTCAACGTGCGCAGGGACCCGCAGCGCTACGAAGTGGCGGTTCTGGAAGGCGCGGTGGCTATTCATGCCTTGACTGAAGATGCTTCGGCTGGGGCGCTGCCGGTTTCAACCGACGGCGAGGCCGCGGCGGTTGACGCGCCCGGGCAGCGCCGGGTGGACGCAGGTTGGCTGGCGGAATTCCACGTAAGCCGCAACGAGCTGACCGCGTTCCAGCCCAAGTCGATGGACCGCTACCTGGGCTGGCGCAATGGAATGCTGCGTTTCGACCGCGAGCCCCTGTACCGGGTCGTGCAGGAACTGAACCGCTACACCCGCAAGAAGATCCTGATCGAGGACGCGGCGGTCATGGAATTGAGCGTGTATGCGTCGGTGAGCGTGAATGAGCTGGATTCTGCACTCGACGCCCTGGAGCAATTGCTGGCCATCGAAATCACGGAACACTACGACCGGATCGTGATCACCGGTTCGGAAGGGAGGCCCCCCGCGCGCGGCGCCGGGGGCTGATCGTTGCACTCATCCCTGGAGGTAGGGACCATGAAGAGCATTACGAAATCACTTGGGACACTTGCCTATCCGGCGCTGGCGGCGCTGGTGCTGTCGCTGGGCGCGGCCGGCGCTTCGGCGGACGACGCCGAAGTCCTGACTCTGGACATCAAGTCTCAGCAGGCCGGTTCGGCGCTGATGGAGCTGGCCGGTTCCTCCGGCGTTCAGATCCTGGTCTCGGACGAGGCCGGCGCGGACGTCGAGGTGGAGGGCCTGACGGGCGAATACAAGTTCGACGACGCCTTGGCCGCGCTGCTGACGGACACCAGCCTGGCGTACGAGTACACGTCGGATAACGTGGTGCTCGTGCAGCAGGCGCAGGCGCAGCCGCAGGAGTCCGGCCAGCTTGAGGAAGTGGAAGCGCCCGACGAGACCGCGTCCGTGGAGGAAAGGGAGGACCCACTCGAGCTCAGTCAGCAGACGGTGACCGGTTCGCGGTTGCTCGGCGGCGATCCCAGCGCAAGGGTATTCAGCTTTACCGCTGAAGACATCGCCCGCCGAGGCGTATCCAACCTTGAGGATTTTTTCCGCAGGATGGCATGGCATCAGGCTTCTCTCAACTCGCAAACCAGCAACGCCAACTCTATCCACACCAACGACGCACGTTACAGCCGCGATAGCGTGCTGCCGGGTAATGGCCTGGGCGTGTCGGCCCTGAACCTGCGCGGATTGGGCTGGGAGAACACGCTGGTGCTGATGAATGGACGGCGTCTTGCCGGCACCGGAGGCATTGAGGACGACTTCGTGAACCTGCTCGATGTGCCGCTGGCGGCGATCGAACGGGTGGACGTGCAACTGGACGGCTCGTCGGCGGTGTACGGCTCGGATGCCCTTGGCGGCGTTGTGAATTTCATCACCAAGAAGGATTACCAGGGTTTATCCGCCACTTATCGGCGTTCCTACAGCTCCACGGACGCCGACAGCGACAACGCCAACATCACCGCCGGTTACGGATGGGGCAGCGGAAACATCACCGCCATTGCTACCCACTCCACCAGCGAACCGATCAACAACGCCAAGACCGGCTGGACGACGCTGGACTTTCGACCGCTGTTCGGGCCCGAGTTCGACTTCAGGGACTTCCTATCCGGACAGCCGGGCGTGGTTTGCGTGCTCGGCCCGCCCAGGCAATGGAATCCCGCCTATCCGCCCAGCTACCGATGCCCGGGATCCTATGACCCGGTCCAGCGCGCGTTTCTGACCACCTACCACCAACTGCCCGCCAGTCATAGCGGCGCCGGGGCCACGGCGGACGATTTCGTTACCTGGCGGGGCAACTACGCCACGCCATCTCCTGTGCCACTGGACGAACTCCCGCCGCAAAACGGTCAGGAGCGCGAGAACATGGGGTTGGTCCTGAGCATGGAGCAGTACTTGACGGACGACTTGCGGCTGTTCGCCGATGTGAAATGGAACACAAGCGAGAACTATCAGGAATTCAGCCGTCGAATGTCCGGCAATGCACTCCTGGTTCCGGCCAGCAACGCCTACAATCCCTTCGGCGCACCGGTGCAGGTACGCTATGCGCCCGTGCATGAATTCGAAACCGGCCTGTTGCCCGTTCAATACGACTGGTCGGAAAGCGAGAATCGCACCATTGCTGTCGGCGGCTTCTGGAACATCGCCGATAGCCATGTGCTGGAAGTGGAAGCCAATCGCACCAAGTCGTGGCGCAACACGCGCGGCTACCGCGCCACAGGCACCCGCGGCGCCCTGGATTCGACCGCGGAGGCGTTTTACGCGGCGCTCTCCAGTCCGGACCCGGCGCGGGCGCTGAATCCGTTCGGCAACGGCACGGCTCAGGGTTCGGCGTTCGCGGAATTTCTGACCGATGGCGGTCTGGGGGCCGATCTCCCCTACGAGGGCGTTACCGAAACCCGCCAGTACAGGCTTTCGGTGAGCGGCAACACCTTTGACCTGTGGGGCGCCGGGCCCATCGTCTATGTCATAGGCGCGGAGTACCAGCAGAGCATCATCTATTATTCGCAGGACAACACCAACACGGACCTGGAAGGCATAGACGAGACCTTGAACTGGCTCCTCGGTTCCACGTTCTGGGTGGGCCAGGAGCGTCCCACCCGCGATACGGGCGCCTTATTCACCGAACTGTCCATTCCACTGATAGGACCGGACATGAACATACCTCTGGCGGACAGCCTGAATCTGACCTTGCAGATGCGCTACGACCGCTACGAAACGCAAGGCGTATCGGATGGGCTGGAAACGCCCCAGATCATGATTCGATACTACTACTGGGATCCGTTCGCCGCAGAAATCAGGCATACCGTGCGGAGTTGGCCCAACCGCATCCTGAATCCATCCCAGGTGCATACCGCCAAGGTTACCGACAGCAGCCCGCGCATCGGTATTTACTACAAACCCACGCCCACCGTCACCTGGAGGATGTCGTGGCAGCGCTCATTCAATGCGCCCAACTGGCGCGATCAGTTCAGCCCTCGGGAGCCCTTTCCGCCGTCCGTTTTCGCCAGCAACTCCTTTCGCAGGATTGTGGACCCGTACGACCCGGATGGCCCCACCGAGATTACCCGGGACCTCGGCGTAACCCAGGTGACGCAGAATTACACCCCGGACATTGACGCCGAACACCTCGACAACTGGTCGGCAAGTCTGGAGTGGGCGCCCGAAATATTGCCGGGCCTGCGCCTGAGCCTTGATTGGCGCAAGGCCGAATATACTGACCGGATCGCTAGAAGCACCCTCTGGATCTACGACAACCCCGAGTGGCTGCTCGGCCTCGACGAGATCGCCGTGCGCGACGAACGTGGCAACCTTCAGCAAGTGATCCATCGCAATATAAACATCTCCGCAGACTACAACGAGATGTTCGACGCGAAAGTCGAGTATCAGGTGGACACGCGCTGGGGGCTGTTCATGCCGCAGATCGGCTACTCGCGCTATCTTGATGATTACCGCAAGATCGTTGAGGATTCCCCCGAAATATCCAATGTGGGAGAACTCGGAGGCCCCAACGTTTATCAGTGGAGCGCGTCGCTGGGGTGGGAGTGGAACTCCTGGAGTGCGTTCGTGTATATGAAATACACGCCTAGCTACGTTGACCCGCAATTCCTGTACTGTAATCCAAACCATCTGGCCATGGAAGGAACGCGCTGCACGGAGGTTTGGGAATATGCCTCGCAGGATATTTCATCGCTTACCACCGTGGATATGACAGTGACCTACCAGATGGATAATGGGCTGCGCATTCGCGCCGGCGGCACCAACATCCTGGATCGCGAAGCGCCGCTGGCCATTTCCCGTTCAAGCAGTCAACTCCCCCAACCCTACGATGCGTCACGCTGGGACGCGAAGGGCCAGGTGTTGTTCCTCGAGTTGAACTGGGAGTTTGGAGCCGACGACTGATCGCTCCGTAATGTAGTCCCCTCGACGCCGGCCGCGAAGGGAATCGACGGCCGGCGCTCGAATCGCGAGGAGGGGGTCCGGGAGAGGGCGCCTTCGTTGCAGGAAGGTGAGCGCCGGCGGCGAGGGTAAGATGGCCTGCCTCCAGAAGGCATGGGTGTCGGAGCAATGCGCGTGAAGTCCTCTCTTGTTCGAAGTCTGGCGTTGGCGGTTTGCGTCTGCGCCTTGTTGCCGTCGGTCGTGGCGGCGCAGGAAGCGGGACCCGGCGGCAGCGCCGAAGCCAAGGTGATCGGCGATCACGTTCTGGTGCCCGTGACCCTGAGCACCGAGGCGTTCCGCAAGGAGACGCACCTGGTGCTGGATTACGCGGCCACCACGCCGCTGCACATCTACGGTCAGATTTTCGGGGCGGTGCGATTCGGCGAAAACGAGCAGACACTGAAGATCCTGGGGGCGGAGGGACTGCGGCTGGAGGTGCCCAGGGAGGGCGTGCGGCCGACCGCGCGTGGATCGCCGGAATCGAATCTGCTGCTGTACCTTGGCAACCGCTATTCCAGCGAACTCAAGGAGATCGACGTGGCGGCGATCCTGGGCGGTCCGGTGCTGCGGCGCTTCGCGCTGGGAATGAACCTGGACGAGGGCCGCGTGTCCTTCGCGCCCGCGGACGAGGCCAACGCCTTGGACGCCCGGCTCTGGGCGCAGTCGGTCATCACCGGCCTTCAGACCACGGAGGAGGGCCGGGTGCTGGCGCCGGTCAGCCACGGCGACGGACGGCCTTCGCTGATGGCATTCAACACGGCGGGCTACCACAGCTACGTCAATGCGGAAACGGCCACGGCGCTGGGCCATCCGTCCGGCGACCTGCCGGACCTTCATTTCGGCGCAGGCGATCAGCGCGTCCGCCTGTCGGGGATGGCGGCGCTTTTTCCCGTGGACTTCAATGACGATCCGCGGTTTTCCCCCGACTGGCTGGTGGTTCCGGGACTGAGTCTGTGGACGGCATATCGTCTGGAGATCAACCCGGCGCAGGGCTACCTGGCGCTGGAGCCGGTGCGCGACAGCAACTACTCCGAGGCGGACTTTGCGTTCTACTCGGCGGCGGCGGCCGGCGACCGGGGGAAACTGCAGGCCTATCTGCGCGAGAACCCCGAGGACCGCAACGTGGCCGAGGCGGCCGAGGCGCTGTTCGGGCTGGGGCTGGAGGAGAACGCTTCGGTCGAGGAGCAGATGGAGGCGGTGGATTACCGCCTGTCCGCGACGCTGGAGCGCATGAAGTCGGACTGGCTGGGCGGGACCGCGCTGGGTCTTCATTTTTCGGAGGAACGCGACGCGCGCTCGGCGCTGATCGTGGCGCTTGCGGAGAAGGCCCTGGAGTTCATCGCCCGTTCCGACAATCCCGGGTTGCGCCAGC contains:
- a CDS encoding TonB-dependent receptor plug domain-containing protein, yielding MNRTLGNIKTTALPAVATVVLALAGAATSAQSEETLTLDIEPQKAGPALVSLARSSGVQIMLTEGDGQEVEVDGLKGEYRFEEALAAMLTNTGLEYEFASENVVLVQQAQEGEDADSDAAAEEPAVEEEEEPLELEKQVVTGSRLVGGDPTARIYSYTAEDIAARGVSTLEEFFRTLPWTYPSITTQTNTSLHFDGSDQDEEYIELGLGISTVNLRNMGSANTLVLMNGRRIAGAGQEDDFANVLNVPLSAIERVDIQLDGASAVYGSDAIGGVVNFITKRNYSGLSLDYRQEFSSTDANQNTASITGGYAWGSGNVTAIVSRDTSDPITNAKTGLTTLDFRPRLGPEFDLRSYTIGQPGVVCEFEAPSWAPTFYRCVRNGPRYQLPANHSGAGATVDDFIVFARTDPSPIPYDSLLPQNGEESTTDSFTVNFEQYLTDDLRVYADLAYSKRESYQEHAPRIVGVIPVPSTNAYNPFGRPMLVQYAAIREFQEGQLPPHFTEAVSEKRDLNFGAIWQFADSHELSLDVTRTKSEREVYRLQARGRREQWDPTANAYYDALSSSDPSRAFNFFGNGEAQVASFDGFLTTTQGPITGDSETRQYNLTLRGSLFDMWGGRAAYSAGAEYRENIIFQTRTFTTSSSGRLSLNMEDSGSRIGVDRPSREISAYYAELALPLIGRENSRPGVHSLILSLQARHDKNESTGSAYIGTRGAYLSFEFLDPLPVPYWHPEDGWLIYQQRQWAFHYADVVHDFNYTTTKQTRTSPSVGLRYQPVESLIMRTRWTRAFRAPVWSDQFQTCIDPPPDSFCSPDTRFRTSFSGVDPYHPDGPTEFSLPFGSVIRQVYNTDLKNEYSDTYSVGFEWNALTIPGLKWTVDWSKTDFSNRIEDGVEVAFMAQLRPELIMNHPQVVTRDANGEIESMLFLPINLNEKYSELIDTSLQYTIDTRFGSFTPGIAYTRVLADRVQVGPTEDSRLEFEGTMNGPDEYQLEGSLSWLWNQYAASVFVYYTPSYVNDRAAYCSSARQNVPNSRCAAIPWEWLSIDVGSLTTVDLTFTYLMDNGLRIRVGGRNILDRAAPPNVFGGLPYDPTRWDARGQVFFVDLNWEI
- a CDS encoding type II toxin-antitoxin system VapC family toxin, with amino-acid sequence MQRLLLDTHAFIWWLSDVPQLTQLAHDGIADPRNEVLVSAISGWEIAVKRAKGRITAPDNLGTMVTERGFTHLPLSFQHAEQAGRLPMHHRDPFDRFLIAQAQCENLILVTRDARIRRYDVRTLAA
- a CDS encoding type II toxin-antitoxin system prevent-host-death family antitoxin, translating into MKVNMHEAKSQLSKLGKLAWEGEEIVIARAGEAWLRLTPYRESLEPRKSGGLEGRIWISPDFDEEDEELTEAIENSKVFPDSDR
- a CDS encoding sigma-70 family RNA polymerase sigma factor; protein product: MSRRISCLFVRNSRQFRERSILGESIGIGRRPINTAFKRGQDNVIDLASHGRPERRRLVERLFGEHAHALRVFLKGRLVPPDEIEDLVQELFVRLMKVKRLEEKMSASSGSNRSYLLTMANNMVVDQQRKASIRSNYAARQKGVPGDHIDERTPEEIVAAQLELEAMRAVILAMRPSWRQAFVLHRFRNMSYEDIALHMGMTVKQVENCIAQAMKRIRKARRRIESAGT
- a CDS encoding DUF4974 domain-containing protein; translation: MLKNLQDILNGGVEQALLRLWSSQLSEAEAAAIRSRAKDDPKYREELLAALDAHAGMEDLADDPAIRAIADESAELSRLQRSQRRARFAVAAGIVLAVGATLIYLAPWSGPDDSHLQRHFTRTGEQKTIELDDGSAVTLNTATQLVVDYGANGRRILLERGEAFFDVAEDPQRPFTVELGVRSVTAIGTVFNVRRDPQRYEVAVLEGAVAIHALTEDASAGALPVSTDGEAAAVDAPGQRRVDAGWLAEFHVSRNELTAFQPKSMDRYLGWRNGMLRFDREPLYRVVQELNRYTRKKILIEDAAVMELSVYASVSVNELDSALDALEQLLAIEITEHYDRIVITGSEGRPPARGAGG
- a CDS encoding TonB-dependent receptor plug domain-containing protein — its product is MKSITKSLGTLAYPALAALVLSLGAAGASADDAEVLTLDIKSQQAGSALMELAGSSGVQILVSDEAGADVEVEGLTGEYKFDDALAALLTDTSLAYEYTSDNVVLVQQAQAQPQESGQLEEVEAPDETASVEEREDPLELSQQTVTGSRLLGGDPSARVFSFTAEDIARRGVSNLEDFFRRMAWHQASLNSQTSNANSIHTNDARYSRDSVLPGNGLGVSALNLRGLGWENTLVLMNGRRLAGTGGIEDDFVNLLDVPLAAIERVDVQLDGSSAVYGSDALGGVVNFITKKDYQGLSATYRRSYSSTDADSDNANITAGYGWGSGNITAIATHSTSEPINNAKTGWTTLDFRPLFGPEFDFRDFLSGQPGVVCVLGPPRQWNPAYPPSYRCPGSYDPVQRAFLTTYHQLPASHSGAGATADDFVTWRGNYATPSPVPLDELPPQNGQERENMGLVLSMEQYLTDDLRLFADVKWNTSENYQEFSRRMSGNALLVPASNAYNPFGAPVQVRYAPVHEFETGLLPVQYDWSESENRTIAVGGFWNIADSHVLEVEANRTKSWRNTRGYRATGTRGALDSTAEAFYAALSSPDPARALNPFGNGTAQGSAFAEFLTDGGLGADLPYEGVTETRQYRLSVSGNTFDLWGAGPIVYVIGAEYQQSIIYYSQDNTNTDLEGIDETLNWLLGSTFWVGQERPTRDTGALFTELSIPLIGPDMNIPLADSLNLTLQMRYDRYETQGVSDGLETPQIMIRYYYWDPFAAEIRHTVRSWPNRILNPSQVHTAKVTDSSPRIGIYYKPTPTVTWRMSWQRSFNAPNWRDQFSPREPFPPSVFASNSFRRIVDPYDPDGPTEITRDLGVTQVTQNYTPDIDAEHLDNWSASLEWAPEILPGLRLSLDWRKAEYTDRIARSTLWIYDNPEWLLGLDEIAVRDERGNLQQVIHRNINISADYNEMFDAKVEYQVDTRWGLFMPQIGYSRYLDDYRKIVEDSPEISNVGELGGPNVYQWSASLGWEWNSWSAFVYMKYTPSYVDPQFLYCNPNHLAMEGTRCTEVWEYASQDISSLTTVDMTVTYQMDNGLRIRAGGTNILDREAPLAISRSSSQLPQPYDASRWDAKGQVLFLELNWEFGADD